From a region of the Qipengyuania spongiae genome:
- a CDS encoding very short patch repair endonuclease, with protein sequence MADSLTPERRSWNMSRIRSRDTRPERALRSMLHRAGFRFRLHDRSLPGTPDIVMRKYRAAILVHGCYWHRHEGCRNATTPSTRTDFWLKKFGATVERDKRNLEALTVLGWKPIVVWECDLKRRPDDVMAEIKQELGVV encoded by the coding sequence ATGGCGGATTCACTCACTCCCGAACGCCGCAGCTGGAATATGTCGCGCATCCGCAGTCGCGACACCCGTCCTGAACGGGCTCTGCGGTCGATGCTTCACCGTGCGGGGTTCCGTTTCCGGCTGCATGACCGATCGCTTCCAGGCACCCCTGACATCGTCATGAGAAAGTACCGAGCCGCTATTCTCGTTCATGGTTGCTACTGGCACCGTCACGAGGGGTGCAGGAATGCTACTACGCCTTCCACGCGCACCGACTTCTGGCTGAAAAAGTTCGGTGCGACGGTAGAGCGCGACAAAAGGAATCTTGAAGCTCTGACTGTACTGGGATGGAAGCCCATCGTCGTTTGGGAGTGCGACCTGAAACGGCGTCCCGACGACGTGATGGCCGAAATCAAACAAGAACTGGGGGTAGTGTAG
- a CDS encoding HigA family addiction module antitoxin, which yields MSAIAGIRMKNPAHPGGFVKSEIIEPLGLSVTAAAQVLGVTRATLSTLLNEHSQLSSEMALRIEKAFGVPMDTLMRMQNSYDIAQARKREGDIKVAPYKGLRDGARRSAAL from the coding sequence GTGAGCGCAATTGCAGGCATTCGCATGAAGAATCCCGCGCATCCGGGCGGCTTCGTGAAGTCGGAGATCATCGAGCCGCTCGGCCTTTCCGTGACTGCGGCGGCGCAGGTTCTGGGCGTCACCCGCGCGACGCTTTCCACCTTGCTCAACGAGCATTCGCAGCTTTCTTCGGAAATGGCGCTACGGATCGAAAAGGCATTCGGCGTCCCGATGGACACGCTCATGCGGATGCAGAACAGCTACGATATTGCTCAAGCCCGGAAGCGCGAAGGGGATATCAAGGTCGCGCCATATAAGGGGCTTCGCGATGGCGCGCGGCGGTCTGCTGCACTCTAA
- a CDS encoding SPFH domain-containing protein, translated as MGGGTIISILAILVLVIFLMMAVRVVKQGYVYTIERLGRFTAAAEPGLHIIIPFIDRVGHKINMMEQVLDIPGQEIITKDNAMVGVDAVVFFQVLDAGKAAYEVSGLHNAILALTTTNLRTVMGSMDLDETLSKRDEINARLLSVVDHATSPWGIKITRVEIKDIRPPMDISEAMARQMKAERLKRAEILEAEGDKTSSILRAEGRKQSAILEAEGKREAQFRDAEARERAAEAEAKATEMVSNAIAASGNQAINYFVAQEYTKAVGKFADSPNAKTILFPVEATQLIGSLGGIGELVRGSLGSSDAPADTGTAIPEPRKREPARRPSVPSSTRKG; from the coding sequence ATGGGCGGTGGGACGATCATTTCCATCCTCGCGATACTGGTCCTCGTCATATTCCTGATGATGGCCGTTCGCGTGGTGAAGCAGGGCTATGTCTACACGATCGAGCGGCTGGGTCGCTTCACTGCGGCGGCGGAACCGGGCCTTCATATCATTATCCCGTTCATCGATCGCGTCGGTCACAAGATCAACATGATGGAACAGGTGCTCGACATTCCGGGCCAGGAGATCATCACCAAGGACAACGCCATGGTCGGCGTCGATGCGGTGGTGTTCTTCCAGGTGCTCGACGCGGGCAAGGCGGCCTACGAGGTGTCGGGCCTCCACAACGCCATCCTCGCGCTCACCACCACCAATCTGCGCACCGTGATGGGCAGCATGGACCTCGACGAGACGCTGTCGAAGCGGGACGAGATCAATGCGCGGCTGCTTTCCGTCGTAGACCATGCGACCTCGCCCTGGGGCATCAAGATCACCCGGGTCGAGATCAAGGACATCCGCCCGCCGATGGATATTTCCGAGGCGATGGCACGCCAGATGAAGGCCGAACGCCTCAAGCGCGCCGAAATCCTCGAGGCGGAGGGCGACAAGACCAGCTCGATCCTGCGCGCCGAAGGCCGCAAGCAGTCCGCCATCCTCGAGGCCGAGGGCAAGCGCGAGGCGCAGTTCCGCGATGCCGAGGCTCGGGAGAGGGCGGCCGAGGCAGAAGCCAAGGCGACAGAGATGGTCTCCAATGCGATCGCCGCATCAGGCAATCAGGCGATCAACTATTTCGTCGCTCAGGAATACACCAAGGCGGTCGGCAAGTTCGCCGACAGTCCGAACGCCAAGACGATCCTCTTCCCGGTCGAGGCGACGCAATTGATAGGCTCGCTCGGCGGCATCGGTGAGCTGGTGCGCGGCAGCCTCGGCTCGTCCGATGCGCCGGCCGACACTGGCACGGCAATCCCCGAACCGCGCAAGCGCGAACCCGCGCGCCGCCCGTCCGTGCCCAGCAGCACGCGAAAGGGCTGA
- a CDS encoding type II toxin-antitoxin system RelE/ParE family toxin: MRIKNVIHKGLRRFIENDDASGLQPAVVTKVRRIVSFLQDMEREDELRTVPSWKAHMLTGDRKGTWSLFVTKNWRMTFRIDRKEIEIIDLDYEDYH, translated from the coding sequence ATGCGAATCAAGAACGTGATCCACAAAGGGTTACGGCGCTTCATTGAGAATGACGACGCCAGCGGGTTGCAGCCCGCCGTTGTCACCAAAGTGCGGCGTATCGTGTCGTTCCTCCAGGACATGGAGCGTGAGGACGAGCTGCGTACCGTACCGAGCTGGAAAGCGCACATGCTGACCGGCGACCGCAAGGGAACCTGGAGTTTGTTCGTTACGAAGAACTGGCGGATGACATTTCGCATCGACCGGAAAGAGATCGAGATCATCGACCTCGATTATGAAGACTACCACTAG
- a CDS encoding complex I NDUFA9 subunit family protein gives MAKNEALNGKLVVLMGGSGFVGTYVAQALLERGARLRIASRNPEKAFSLKPLANLGQLQFARCNVRDRRSVEMTIANADAVVNLVGSFEGDLKRLMGESAGWMAAAASDAGAGAFVHVSAIAEDPDGSSEYAQAKKLGEERVRENFPAATILRPSILFGEDDNFLSMFADLISTFPVLPVFGPDARIQPVFVDDVAEAIARALEEPGTFGGKTFELGGPATITMMELNQRIAHAQRRSRSFLPMPDSVSGLFASLPGTPMSSDQWGLLKAGNTVSGEHPGFDAFDIAPRPLDLFLDRWMTRYRKHGRFTGRIRA, from the coding sequence ATGGCGAAAAACGAAGCGTTGAACGGCAAGCTAGTGGTGCTGATGGGCGGCAGCGGCTTCGTCGGCACTTACGTGGCGCAGGCGCTGCTGGAGCGCGGTGCGCGGCTGCGGATCGCCAGTCGCAATCCGGAAAAGGCGTTTTCGCTCAAGCCGCTCGCCAATCTGGGCCAGCTGCAATTCGCGCGCTGCAACGTGCGGGACCGGCGCAGCGTCGAGATGACCATCGCCAACGCGGATGCCGTCGTAAATCTCGTCGGCAGCTTCGAGGGCGATCTCAAGCGCCTCATGGGCGAAAGCGCGGGCTGGATGGCCGCCGCGGCGAGCGATGCGGGGGCCGGAGCTTTCGTCCATGTCAGCGCCATTGCCGAGGACCCGGACGGCTCCAGCGAATACGCGCAAGCCAAGAAGCTCGGCGAAGAGCGCGTTCGCGAGAATTTTCCAGCCGCGACGATCCTGCGCCCTTCGATCCTTTTCGGAGAGGACGACAACTTCCTTTCGATGTTCGCCGATCTGATCAGCACCTTCCCGGTGCTGCCGGTGTTCGGCCCCGACGCCCGCATCCAACCGGTCTTCGTCGATGATGTGGCCGAAGCCATCGCGCGCGCCCTGGAAGAGCCCGGCACGTTTGGCGGCAAGACATTCGAGCTGGGCGGTCCGGCAACCATCACGATGATGGAACTCAACCAGCGTATCGCCCATGCGCAGCGGCGCTCGCGCAGTTTTCTGCCGATGCCGGACAGCGTCTCCGGCCTTTTCGCCAGCCTGCCCGGCACGCCGATGTCGAGCGATCAGTGGGGCCTGCTGAAAGCGGGCAACACCGTTTCGGGCGAGCATCCGGGGTTCGATGCGTTCGATATCGCGCCGCGCCCGCTCGACCTGTTTCTGGATCGCTGGATGACGCGTTACCGCAAGCACGGACGCTTTACCGGACGCATCCGCGCCTGA
- a CDS encoding GtrA family protein has protein sequence MRALAGQFLRFGVVGTIAFVIDAGVLWLAMGAGVDPYLARVISFVPAFAANFLLNRAWTFAQKREQRPHGQAARYLAVQLAGMAMNYAVFAAIVTFAGEGRVVALAAVVAGSIAAMGFNFLGARHLVFRPLA, from the coding sequence ATGCGCGCGTTGGCCGGCCAGTTCCTGCGCTTCGGCGTGGTCGGCACGATCGCCTTCGTAATCGATGCGGGGGTGCTGTGGTTGGCAATGGGGGCGGGGGTCGATCCCTATCTGGCGCGCGTGATCTCCTTCGTTCCGGCGTTCGCGGCGAACTTCCTACTCAATCGCGCTTGGACCTTCGCGCAGAAGCGCGAGCAGCGCCCGCACGGTCAGGCGGCGCGCTACCTCGCGGTGCAACTTGCGGGAATGGCGATGAACTATGCGGTCTTCGCCGCGATCGTCACTTTTGCCGGGGAAGGGCGGGTCGTAGCGCTGGCTGCGGTCGTCGCCGGTTCGATCGCGGCAATGGGGTTCAACTTCCTCGGCGCGAGGCACCTGGTGTTCCGCCCGCTCGCGTGA
- a CDS encoding dienelactone hydrolase family protein: MCDETKLAQWASGTISRRGFGALGGAGLAAACAPMANSGLGMGNASNALREQGVSFRTADGTLDGFFVHPGDRATPGVVFWPDIAGLRDAKRDMARRLAAQGYAVLVVNPYYRDVAGERFSDFAAFVENDGFQAVKPWRAKLDAAAIMRDATSAIAWLDGQDAVDSERGIGTQGYCMGGPFTIWTSAAVPGRVGAAASFHGGGLVRPDSQTSPHRMLKSRTDYLIAIAQDDDKENPEAKTTLREVASARGVDAEIEVYSGDHGWTVPDSPAYDEAAAERAWSNLLQLYTTSL; this comes from the coding sequence ATGTGCGACGAAACGAAGCTGGCGCAGTGGGCGAGCGGGACGATATCCCGGCGGGGCTTCGGCGCGCTGGGCGGGGCGGGTTTAGCGGCCGCCTGCGCGCCCATGGCGAATTCCGGACTTGGTATGGGCAACGCCTCGAATGCCTTGCGCGAACAGGGCGTCAGCTTCCGCACCGCCGACGGTACGCTCGACGGGTTCTTCGTCCATCCGGGCGATCGCGCCACGCCGGGCGTCGTCTTCTGGCCGGACATCGCCGGTCTGCGCGATGCCAAGCGCGACATGGCGCGCCGGCTGGCGGCACAGGGCTATGCGGTGCTCGTCGTGAACCCCTACTACCGCGATGTTGCCGGCGAGCGTTTCTCCGACTTTGCTGCTTTCGTCGAGAATGACGGGTTCCAGGCTGTGAAACCATGGCGCGCGAAGCTCGACGCGGCGGCGATCATGCGCGACGCGACTTCGGCCATCGCTTGGCTCGACGGGCAGGACGCTGTCGACAGCGAGCGCGGCATCGGCACGCAGGGCTATTGCATGGGCGGTCCCTTCACCATCTGGACCTCGGCAGCGGTTCCAGGGCGGGTCGGAGCAGCGGCAAGTTTCCATGGCGGCGGCCTGGTGCGACCCGATTCGCAGACCAGTCCGCACCGCATGCTGAAAAGCCGGACCGACTATCTGATCGCGATCGCGCAGGACGACGACAAGGAGAATCCCGAAGCGAAAACGACTCTGCGCGAGGTCGCCTCAGCGCGCGGCGTGGACGCGGAAATAGAGGTCTATTCCGGCGACCACGGATGGACGGTGCCGGATTCTCCGGCTTACGACGAAGCCGCGGCAGAAAGGGCCTGGTCCAATCTGTTGCAGCTTTACACTACTTCGCTTTAA
- a CDS encoding YceI family protein, which produces MKLARPFPRPLAALALAGAIGVATVPALAVQDSQPQLPGQMDVSRVTAGTYQTDPAHTLVGWRVNHFGFNDYFGSFGDAEGTLTIDPADPSAAKVDVTVPITSVSVVSAGLRDHLLRAGENGGKPDFFGPEPAPARFVSDSVTVNEDGTSASIMGQLTMNGVTRPVTIEAQFTGAGAHPRSQVATIGFEGTTTIRRSEFGIDTAIPMVSDEVELMISAAFEKQ; this is translated from the coding sequence ATGAAGCTCGCCCGTCCCTTTCCGCGTCCTCTTGCCGCGCTTGCTCTTGCGGGAGCGATCGGCGTGGCCACCGTGCCCGCGCTTGCGGTGCAGGACAGCCAGCCCCAGCTTCCCGGGCAGATGGATGTCAGCCGGGTCACCGCCGGCACCTATCAGACCGATCCCGCCCACACTCTGGTCGGTTGGCGGGTCAATCACTTCGGCTTCAACGACTATTTCGGCAGTTTCGGCGATGCCGAGGGGACATTGACGATTGATCCTGCCGATCCCTCGGCGGCGAAGGTCGATGTGACCGTGCCGATCACCAGCGTGTCCGTTGTGAGCGCCGGATTGCGCGACCATCTGCTGCGAGCGGGCGAGAATGGCGGCAAGCCCGACTTTTTCGGCCCCGAACCGGCGCCCGCGCGATTCGTTTCCGACAGCGTCACGGTGAACGAGGACGGAACCTCCGCATCGATCATGGGTCAACTCACCATGAACGGCGTCACTCGTCCGGTCACGATCGAAGCGCAGTTCACCGGGGCCGGCGCGCATCCGCGCAGCCAGGTCGCGACTATCGGCTTCGAGGGTACCACCACCATCCGCCGCTCCGAATTCGGGATCGACACCGCGATCCCGATGGTGAGCGACGAGGTGGAGCTGATGATCAGCGCCGCTTTCGAAAAGCAATAA
- a CDS encoding NAD(P)H-dependent flavin oxidoreductase yields the protein MTDYPKTTALMRRGAEFLGSKHAILCGAMSWVSERNLVSAISNAGGFGVIACGAMTPDLLDTEIAETKKRTERPFGVNLITMHPDLFDLIAVCERHAVSHVVLAGGIPPKGSVEAIKGGANPAKVICFAPTLALAKKLLRSGADALVIEGMEAGGHIGPVSTSVLAQEMLPELAEDHLIFVAGGIGRGQAIAGYLEMGAAGVQLGTRFACASESIAHPDFKKAFFRASARDAIASVQVDARLPVIPVRALKNKGTEEFTAKQREIAGTLDREEIAMAEAQLQVEHYWAGALRRAVIDGDVENGSLMAGQSVGMLKEEEPVAEIMAKLMRQSEEALTRR from the coding sequence ATGACCGATTATCCCAAGACCACCGCCCTCATGCGCCGCGGCGCGGAATTTCTCGGCAGCAAGCACGCGATCCTGTGCGGCGCGATGAGCTGGGTGTCGGAGCGCAATCTCGTTTCCGCCATCTCCAACGCCGGCGGGTTCGGTGTGATCGCCTGCGGCGCGATGACGCCCGACCTGCTCGACACCGAGATCGCCGAGACGAAGAAGCGGACGGAACGCCCTTTCGGCGTGAACTTGATCACCATGCATCCGGACCTGTTCGACCTGATCGCGGTGTGCGAGCGCCACGCGGTGAGCCATGTCGTGCTCGCCGGAGGGATCCCGCCCAAGGGCAGTGTCGAGGCGATCAAGGGCGGGGCCAATCCGGCCAAGGTCATCTGTTTCGCCCCCACGCTGGCGCTGGCGAAGAAGCTGCTGCGTTCCGGGGCGGACGCGCTGGTGATCGAGGGGATGGAGGCCGGCGGCCATATCGGCCCAGTCTCGACCAGCGTGCTGGCGCAGGAGATGCTCCCCGAACTCGCCGAAGACCATCTGATCTTCGTAGCCGGCGGGATCGGGCGAGGCCAGGCGATCGCCGGTTATCTCGAGATGGGCGCGGCCGGCGTGCAGCTCGGCACCCGCTTCGCCTGTGCGAGCGAGAGCATCGCTCACCCGGATTTCAAGAAAGCCTTCTTCCGCGCCAGCGCCCGCGATGCCATCGCCAGCGTCCAGGTTGATGCGCGGCTGCCGGTGATCCCGGTGCGCGCGCTCAAGAACAAGGGCACCGAGGAATTCACCGCGAAGCAGCGAGAGATCGCCGGCACCCTCGACCGCGAGGAAATCGCGATGGCCGAGGCGCAATTGCAGGTCGAACATTACTGGGCGGGGGCGCTGCGCCGGGCGGTTATAGACGGCGATGTCGAGAATGGCAGCCTCATGGCAGGCCAGTCGGTCGGGATGCTCAAGGAGGAAGAGCCGGTCGCCGAGATCATGGCCAAGCTGATGCGCCAGAGCGAGGAAGCACTGACGCGACGTTGA
- a CDS encoding NfeD family protein: protein MDGIEPYWIWLAAGLVLAGLEMVVPGVYLVWLAVAALVTGAIVFVSAPPVMMQVVCFVFLALIAVFSAKRFLRDTPIVSSDPLLNNRVARMIGQIARVTDAIESGVGRVRVGDGEWLARGPDLAVGQRVRIVGGDGGYLLVEPVTLIADEGTAPPTA from the coding sequence GTGGACGGGATAGAGCCCTACTGGATCTGGCTCGCCGCTGGACTGGTGCTTGCCGGGCTCGAGATGGTCGTGCCGGGCGTATATCTCGTCTGGCTGGCTGTCGCCGCGCTTGTCACGGGAGCGATCGTGTTCGTCTCGGCGCCCCCGGTGATGATGCAGGTCGTGTGCTTCGTCTTCCTCGCTCTCATCGCGGTGTTCTCGGCGAAGCGGTTTCTGCGCGACACGCCGATCGTCTCGAGCGACCCGCTGCTCAACAACCGGGTGGCCCGCATGATCGGGCAGATCGCCCGCGTGACCGATGCGATCGAATCGGGCGTTGGGCGAGTTCGGGTAGGCGACGGCGAATGGCTCGCCCGCGGACCGGATCTCGCGGTCGGGCAGCGCGTGCGGATCGTGGGAGGCGACGGAGGCTATCTGCTGGTCGAGCCGGTCACGCTGATCGCCGACGAGGGGACTGCGCCCCCGACGGCCTGA
- a CDS encoding helix-turn-helix transcriptional regulator — translation MPEPDRIIRLKTVLHRTGLSRSTVYRKIAEGTFPPQIAISVHGAGWSETEINRWVANPPGYRAPEARKGLGSD, via the coding sequence ATGCCGGAACCAGACCGTATCATCCGTCTCAAGACCGTTCTTCACCGCACAGGGCTGTCGCGGTCGACCGTATACCGCAAGATCGCCGAAGGGACCTTCCCGCCGCAGATAGCGATCAGTGTCCATGGGGCGGGTTGGAGCGAAACCGAGATCAACCGCTGGGTGGCGAACCCGCCGGGTTATCGCGCACCTGAAGCTCGAAAAGGTCTTGGTTCTGACTAG
- a CDS encoding tyrosine-type recombinase/integrase, which translates to MALTDMKIRNIRPAEKVTQHTDDRGLYVEVHPNGSKLWRYKYRYMGKQKRLALGRYPDVGLAEARKRRDDARSKLDAGKDPLAERKREKLVAAFSAANTFVEIAREYIDKRVAEGQSEATTQKANWLLEQLKPIWTFPAADIKPVDLLAALKRIEAQGKFETARRSRSFAGRVFRYAVATGRGETDPSSILRGALVVPKVKHHAAILDPKEMGELLRAMDAYTGHAITRIAMQVSPHVMARPGELRMAEWSEFDLDNAVWKIPAERMKMRRPHEVPLSRQVLAYLEELFALTGPDGFVFPAFHTFRRPMSENTVNQAFRRMGYATGEVTAHGLRTTASTFLNESGKWSPDAIERSLAHADANSVRAVYNRGRYWDERVAMHQWWSDHLDMLRDGAEILPISKSA; encoded by the coding sequence ATGGCGCTGACAGACATGAAAATCCGGAACATCCGTCCTGCCGAAAAGGTGACGCAACACACGGATGATCGCGGCCTCTATGTCGAGGTGCATCCAAACGGATCGAAACTCTGGCGCTACAAATACCGCTACATGGGGAAGCAGAAGCGCCTGGCGCTTGGTCGCTATCCGGATGTCGGTCTGGCCGAAGCTCGCAAGAGACGCGATGATGCGCGAAGCAAGCTGGATGCAGGCAAGGACCCGCTGGCTGAGCGCAAGCGTGAAAAGCTTGTCGCCGCATTCAGCGCAGCGAATACTTTTGTCGAGATCGCCAGAGAGTACATCGACAAACGCGTCGCCGAAGGTCAGTCGGAGGCGACCACGCAGAAGGCCAACTGGCTGCTTGAACAGCTCAAGCCGATCTGGACGTTCCCCGCTGCCGACATCAAGCCTGTCGACCTCCTGGCCGCCCTCAAGCGTATCGAGGCACAGGGAAAGTTCGAAACAGCGCGGCGCTCCCGATCCTTTGCGGGCCGTGTCTTCCGCTATGCCGTCGCGACGGGACGGGGCGAGACGGATCCCAGTTCAATCCTGCGCGGCGCGCTGGTCGTGCCAAAGGTCAAGCATCACGCGGCAATCCTCGATCCCAAAGAAATGGGCGAGCTTCTGCGCGCGATGGACGCCTATACCGGCCACGCGATCACGCGCATTGCAATGCAGGTTTCGCCGCACGTTATGGCTCGGCCCGGTGAGCTGCGTATGGCGGAATGGTCGGAGTTCGATCTCGACAATGCGGTCTGGAAAATCCCTGCAGAACGCATGAAGATGCGCCGTCCGCATGAAGTCCCGCTGTCGCGTCAGGTGCTCGCCTATCTTGAAGAGCTCTTCGCTCTCACCGGGCCCGATGGATTTGTCTTTCCGGCATTCCATACCTTCCGGCGTCCAATGAGCGAGAATACCGTCAATCAGGCCTTTCGCCGGATGGGCTATGCGACTGGAGAAGTGACGGCGCACGGGTTGCGAACCACTGCGTCGACATTCCTCAACGAAAGCGGAAAATGGTCGCCGGACGCCATCGAACGGTCGCTTGCCCACGCCGACGCCAACAGCGTTCGGGCAGTTTACAATCGAGGCCGCTACTGGGACGAGCGCGTGGCCATGCATCAATGGTGGAGCGATCATCTTGACATGCTTCGCGATGGCGCAGAGATTTTGCCGATCAGCAAATCGGCATGA
- a CDS encoding GFA family protein, translated as MRFTVSGDLPQPDICHCSMCRKQSGHCFASTDIPRISLSISGEDSLSWYRSSEKVRRGFCSTCGSTLFWDPPARDWIAVAMGAFDGPTRTSVKMHIHVGEKGDYYEIVDHSPQHW; from the coding sequence GTGCGCTTTACCGTCTCCGGAGACTTGCCGCAGCCCGACATCTGTCACTGTTCGATGTGCCGAAAGCAATCGGGCCATTGCTTTGCGTCCACCGACATCCCGCGAATCAGCCTGTCGATTTCCGGCGAGGACAGCCTGTCGTGGTACCGTTCCTCTGAAAAGGTCCGGCGCGGTTTTTGCTCAACGTGCGGATCGACGCTGTTCTGGGATCCGCCCGCCCGCGACTGGATAGCGGTCGCGATGGGCGCGTTCGACGGACCGACCCGAACGTCGGTCAAAATGCATATCCATGTAGGCGAGAAAGGCGATTACTACGAGATCGTCGACCACTCGCCGCAACACTGGTGA
- a CDS encoding DNA cytosine methyltransferase yields the protein MSQALTAFPVIDLFAGPGGLGEGFASPAGGHGEPRFESVAAIEQDEFSYQTLLLRHFIRQFPDGQFPDDYYRYLRREISKEELYALHPGEIGRARRSALKISLGPENHALVQKTITERLAGSSRWALVGGPPCQAYSLVGRSKMMGRSDFEKDERHFLYREYLKIIVDHHPPVFVMENVKGLLSAKIAGKPIINRIVGDLASPKKAVGNSANGLGYRLYSLSEEEMPGDEVDPRLFLVRAEHYGVPQARHRMFIVGIRSDLNIRPGRLRPHAPPTVRETIGGLPPLRSSLSKGGDSVERWRSEIAKLSPSEIRHQLNGSAFTHDIVREVERYAKRVPQSPTGSSSTEYVSAQIGNHPTLRRLQDSNLSVLTSHEARGHMASDLRRYRFASIFADVSGRTPKLSDFPRSLLPAHQNVELGRSGKMFSDRFRVQIPGQVATTITSHISKDGHYFIHYDPAQCRSLTVREAARIQTFPDNYSFEGPRTAQYHQVGNAVPPYLAAQIAEIIAEVLDAVPDSA from the coding sequence ATGTCGCAGGCTTTGACAGCATTTCCCGTTATAGATTTGTTCGCGGGTCCGGGAGGACTGGGCGAAGGCTTTGCGTCCCCGGCAGGAGGGCATGGTGAACCGCGCTTTGAAAGCGTTGCGGCTATTGAACAGGATGAGTTTTCCTACCAGACGTTGCTTCTTCGCCATTTCATCCGCCAGTTTCCAGATGGTCAGTTCCCTGACGATTACTACAGATATTTAAGGCGCGAGATCTCGAAGGAGGAGCTTTACGCTCTGCACCCTGGCGAGATCGGCCGCGCGCGGCGCAGCGCATTGAAGATTTCGCTTGGCCCGGAAAATCACGCCTTGGTCCAGAAAACGATCACGGAGAGGCTTGCCGGCTCCTCACGCTGGGCGCTCGTCGGGGGACCGCCCTGCCAGGCATATTCGCTGGTCGGTCGATCAAAGATGATGGGGAGAAGCGATTTCGAGAAGGATGAACGTCACTTCCTCTATCGCGAATACCTCAAAATTATCGTCGATCATCACCCGCCCGTGTTTGTCATGGAAAACGTCAAGGGACTTCTTTCCGCAAAGATCGCGGGTAAACCTATCATCAACCGGATCGTAGGTGATCTGGCCAGCCCCAAAAAAGCAGTTGGCAATTCCGCCAATGGCCTGGGCTACAGGCTGTATTCTCTTTCAGAAGAGGAAATGCCGGGTGACGAGGTCGATCCGCGCCTCTTTCTCGTGCGAGCCGAACACTACGGCGTACCTCAGGCGCGGCATCGCATGTTCATCGTTGGAATTCGGAGCGATCTGAACATCCGGCCAGGGCGTCTCCGACCGCATGCGCCGCCCACGGTGCGGGAGACGATCGGGGGGTTGCCCCCTCTCCGCAGCAGCCTCTCAAAAGGTGGCGACAGCGTTGAGCGATGGCGCAGCGAAATCGCAAAGCTGTCGCCTTCCGAAATCAGGCATCAACTTAACGGTTCAGCCTTCACCCACGACATCGTGCGCGAAGTTGAACGTTATGCGAAGCGAGTGCCCCAAAGCCCTACTGGAAGCTCGTCGACCGAATATGTCAGCGCGCAGATCGGCAACCATCCGACACTTCGCCGATTGCAGGATTCAAATCTGAGCGTGCTCACGTCGCACGAGGCACGAGGCCATATGGCATCCGATCTGCGGCGCTACCGTTTTGCCTCGATATTTGCCGATGTTTCGGGCCGAACCCCCAAACTGTCGGACTTCCCAAGAAGTCTTCTCCCCGCTCATCAGAACGTCGAACTGGGCCGGTCCGGCAAGATGTTTTCGGACCGGTTTCGCGTTCAAATTCCCGGTCAGGTGGCTACGACCATCACGTCACACATCTCGAAGGATGGTCACTACTTCATCCATTATGACCCGGCGCAGTGCCGCAGTCTTACCGTACGTGAAGCAGCGCGAATTCAGACCTTCCCTGACAACTACAGCTTTGAGGGCCCGCGAACCGCGCAGTATCATCAGGTCGGCAATGCCGTTCCACCGTATCTCGCAGCACAGATTGCGGAAATCATAGCCGAGGTGCTGGACGCTGTGCCGGACTCGGCATGA